The region TATTTTCACTAGCATTTTCTCAGTATCATTaatcctaaaattatattcattaatctttttacaaaacccatagctaatttggaattaatcatcacaataaccacaattaatccaTAAATTAGTAATCTTGGCTTTAAACactaaaaattctcaaattaatttaacccaacCCATTAGGGTTTCCAAACTTAAACCCATAATTTCAAATACTACCCCAATTCCAATATTATTAACTCAATAACATTTACTaaaggttaatcacataaaaatacaactaaaattaaatactcaaaagttagggtttagaaaacttaccaaaattcacccaaacGAAAATCTAACACTTGGTAGACGTTTAGGAAGCTCCAAACCGCGCAAATCCTAAAGATAAACAAAGATTAAACTCCGCATTTCAAGATTTAACTCAAAATCTCAAATGACAAAAGTTTAAcgtttacctcaaaccaatcggtagaaaaATAGATTGGGCTTCGTAGATCAAGTTTTCGAagttggttttggatttggacGATCGGATCTCCGTAGATCACGGTTTCAAGGTGAAAATCCAAGTGAGTGGGGGAGAGATCCGGCGGAAAATTCGTGAGAAAAGGCTCACTGCCCAACTTAATGCAGGAGTCGTCCAGACGAGGCTCTTATGCTGTCCGGACGCgtgacatttttaaaaaagcccTGTGCCCATTTagtgcccgtccggacgcggataagttaccgtccggacgggcctgaAAATGAGGCCTCTGCCTCATTTAAGTGAGATACCATCCAGACGAGCctctgggccgtccggacgcgccactatttattttaatacatatccattttattttcaatttctattTCCTTAATTTCTTGGACTTTCAACGTGTTTCTGTACGCTTCCTATTGCATTTTCTAGACATCTAGTTAGTCTTAGTCGTTTATCCACtagattttattcttaaaacgtAATTTAAAATTCAGGTCATTAcattgtgtatacttattaggatgttttatagggCATGCTAGGGAACACTAATCACTACACACCTTTCGTAgtctaaatatttttctattgtaTTGTAACTTTTATGTGGTAGTGATTGGTGTGTAACTAAGATGCTATTATTACATCTTAACCGAAGTAATCTTTATGTCGATGCCGTCGTGTGATTGacacccattacgcgctcatatcatgcatgttaggaagatccttATTGGATTTTAAGATTTCCATTGGTATTCGGATTTGATGCGATCATTACCTtaagatttgttttctttctctaagtctcttcattttttgttcttAGCTTGCGTTaacttagtttttaaaatcaaaacaaaatatctttttcaaGGTTAAATTGGATAACATCTTAAGTATTTCGTTACGCAAAATAACCCTTCAATCCTTGtagttcgataacccttactatagtacaactgATTCATACTGTTGCGAGTGgttcaattataaattttaaaatctacGTAGTCGTTCAAAGCCGATttagttttcaaaaccaaaatcactACTTTTAATCATCGATGAGAACGCTACCAATTATCTTAGGATTAGATACACAAATTGCTAATTTTACAACACTTAAAAAAACTTAAGAttttgggtcttaccttgaCTTCTCACCAAAAGTGAAACCCAATGCTTGGAGATTGTGTAGAACACTTCAAAATACACCATACCTAAAGGAAATTGAGAGATCAAACTCAAACTCTCAAAAATCTATACAAAATCTAGAGGAACTATGATTTTCGAATTTACCTTAAAACGATTGGTGAAAATGTAGGTCTTGTAGCAAGGATCATGTTTTCAGTGTCGACTTTGAGTTTGGGAGCTTCAATCTAACgaattttagggtttatatcAAACCCTAAGAGAGAGGATGGAGAGAATTCGTTTGGGATAAAAGAAATAAGTTGAAAATGAACGATTTTAGTCAATAACCATTAATTACAACCACATTTTCAGCTAATTTGCCTCAACTAACTCCTCAGAATTTACATCCACTTCGGCTGACGCATCATATTTGAAGtgaattttccttttctttatttaaaagttcaatatgaaaaaataattaaaatgcgGCGTGGCAACCGGTGTAAAATGAATGTGAAAATTAGCATTACTCTGGTTGATTTGTTTCTCCAATAATACATCCAACTAAACAAAATTCTCctcttttttcaatttcctcGAACTCGATCTTTATCTAATTGAATCATAATCTCGAGTTGTTCTTCCTCTATTAATGAAAGTTTTCCATATACATCCTTGTTAATTCGTCGTCCATTGCACTATCACTGCTTCCCCAAGGGCAAGAAGTATGAGAAAACCCTAAACCTGCTGTTTCAAACGACAACTCCTGGGCCCTATTTATGACCAGGAGAAGAGAAATTGCCTTATGGCAAGCCGGCCCAGCCTTCACCTGGATCGATCAGTAGTATTCCCCCACAGAGAGATCCGAGAGAAGCCTGGCCTCTAAAGGGTCATGCAATCATTTTTAGTATTATACAATTAAAACTGGGATTATTTACTCAACAGTCCCCATCCCAACCCAAAATCCCACGTACCAAACAGACCTTTTAGGACCAAAGCAAACAGGATAAATATCTGACCGTCCACAAAGACGTTCAACACGTGTGTTTTGGATAAAGGCAATAATACCCAACAAGTCCCAAACCCTTCCATGCATGTTGGATTTTGCAGGTCAAGGGAAGCTCGTGCACAAGCTGGCGAAAGGTCTgtggttttgtttgtttgatcgAGTAGTATATATATCATCTATATTCATAGCAACGGAGGTCCTGTCGTCAAATCTTAGaacattattaattagtttatggcataaaataaaacattattaaaTTTGGAAGAAACTGGATTCCCTGAGGACCAGGTTAATTagcgtgtgtatatatatgacATCCAGTATTTCGTTtagaaagagagaaattaatAAAGTTTATGCTTCTGCTACAACTTAATTGGGATGATGTAAAACCCTGTTAAGAGTACGTTTTCATGAATCCCTTATATTAATTTGTCTGTCATGTAGTAATGTAGGTAATGctaaaagttatatttttatcccaAAATTATGATATAATGCTAAGGTAATATTTCTAATCAACTTTTCaatcagtttttattaaaagaaaatatgaaatcaAAGATTGGTGAGGACTACGTGGTCTGTCcttgttaaaaatataaatttaaaggtTGATTAATACAGCTATGTcaatattgtgaaataattatgAATAAGCTGGTTGGGCACCAATATCATACGGACATAACAGATGGAGCGTTTGCTTGAGAATCATATGGAATTTCATTCTTATGAAAGTAGGCCCTAGGGTTTAAGTAATTAAGTACATATTTTCACCAAGCTCACTTTTTGATCCAAAACTAATAGTAAactaatctatatatatacatatatcctGGGCAGAACAATAATAGGCTACAAAATTGGATTACTTTCCTCCTCTCAAATCCCTTCTCTTTCgcccagaaaaagaaagataaaaagaaaaccctTCTCTTCCGTGTGGCGATTCCAAAAACTACTCCTTGTTTCACAAAGGTTACAAGAGCCTATATATGcttcagaaaaagaaagatgatagactcttcttgttcttgaaaaaaaaaaaaaaaaaaaaaaaaaaaaaaaaaaaaaacatctttaGCAGGCTGATCGAGTAGAGAAATTTGAAGATTCGATTTGTCACTAGCTACTTCAAATAAAAAGATAAGAACCAAACGAGCCATCTAAAGAGGGAGGGAGATATTCATGCGATCAACAGGCCGGCCGGTGTTTCTAACAAAATAGGGGAATAGAGaaagattgaaagaaaaaagtgaataCAAGTGTTTTGCTGTACATTCTCCATAaattaaagggaaaaagaaaagagaacagcAAAAGAAGGAGCTTCCCATTTTAATCATGCCAGCAGAGAAGCATGATAATACATCTTCTAAGTATGTAGAGCCTGCCTCTTCCTTCTTTAAGAAACCCACCAAGCCCTTTACATGAAAACTTTCTCTTAGAGCCTCCAATAGTAGCACTAGCACCCTTCATCTTCATCGATCTCCTCTTGTATATATTTGTgggtgcttcttcttctttcttttcttttcttttcttttttctttatttcactgggtttttcaatatatatagctTCCTTCCCCTCTTCTGATCACTTCTCTAGCTAGTTCTAGCTAGCTACTGTATGAATCACTCGGTTCATATTATAGTAATGATAGAAGGGGAAAAAGGCAGGGTGTTGTTTTATATAGGAGAAGAGAATAAAGAAACAAACATATATAGGGAGCCAATGACATATGTGATCAGTACCAGGCACTGCACTTTGGGTCCCAACTCACTGGCAACCAATACTCACACAAGATGGAATGTGTTAGAAACCaaacaaaactctctctctctctctctctctctctctctctctctccacggAGATTTCAAAGAAAAGGGAGGACATTTTTTGTCATATTAGGGTAAATACCTAATTGCCCCTtgtagtttaaaaactttattttttttttttctctcaatttttatttttatcatagaAGGTACATGTGCTATGAGAAAAGACGAAAATGATACATCCGTTCATTTTTCAGTTCTAAACTAACGTCCTGCCATGTCATCTTACACGTGTCGGCGTACCTGGCGATACTTGTTCCCAGAACCATGTCAGCGCTGACGTGActactatatatttttttctatttttattttaaggacttaaaatatatatataggtgtgGGTCGACACCCTCATTTTGGCCAaggtggcccttgggggtggttcggccacccctataccggccggtctaggggtggccgaaccacccccgtggcctaTGGAGgaagttcggccacccccataggtcaaaacctctttttttctttttccacttTGGCCCATGAGGGTAgctgggggtggtttggccgcCCCCATATCGGCGGCCGGTCTggtggtggccgaaccactcccgtGGCCCTCTAAgggcaaaagtgaaaaaaaaaaaaaaaaaaaaaaaaaaaaaaaaaaaaaaagtaaaaggttttggcccttggggtaaCCAAATCACCcacaagccaaatgggggtggctcaagccaaatgggggtggtttcggccacccccaaaactggCCATGAAaatggttcagccacccccttcgccaaaatgggagtggcttttttttttttttttttttttttttaagaccttaaaataaaaataaaaaataaaaaaaatatatatagtagtcATGTCAATGCTGACATGGCTATGAGGGCAGGTGTCGCACAGGTACACCGACACTTGTAAGATGACATGACGAGAagttagttttggatggaaaaatgaacGGAGGtatcatttccgtcttttcaagTACCtcctatgataaaaataaaaattgaaagagcaaaaaaagaaaatttttaaaccacGTGAGggtgtaaggtatttaacccgtCATATTATGAGCCCACCTACATTAAAAAATAGAGCTACAAATTTAGAATATAAAAACCCCTTTAGATAGGGCGCATGTACGTTGTCCTCACCAAAGGCCATTTTGCACTAATGGGACTGTCCTACTTTGGTTAAATACTGCCATGAAAGAGACACTGTGGGCCAAACGTAAGTAATTTAGATTTTTGTCAAATTAGCAATAATTAAAATGATCgagaataaaaaattttaattatatggtTGATCTTACTTTGCTTAttaaatatatgattttctttatTCGGAAACATATTTACTTATTCAATTTTGTTGATGATGCGTAAATAAATCACTCCATGCATGGTAGCCTTGAGAGGCTTAGGGAAGGTAATCAGGCTGTTAGATCGCAATCATCTTTATAtagaaaacaaatcaaggaTCTTCCACACAGGAAAACTATACATTCACATAGctattaatgttatatatatacatggaaAATAACGCCCTATAAGACAAATCACGCACTCCTCAATGACATCAATGCTACCCTATTGGATAAGGAACCTTAATTTACAATAAAAAGGTGTACATCCCTTCTTACGAAACACGGTCTCTTTCCCTAAAGTAGAactctttatttacttttttactcTCAAAATGGGCTCTATTAACTTAAGCATAAGAGGTTCTGCGCCGATCCTCATCGGCCGATCGATATCATTCCAGTAGCTCTACTTCCTTTGTCATGTACATGACCCATTTAATATTTCACAAGTTTATGACGGTTTTAATTTCTAGTAGCTGTTTTCtcgggaatatatatatatatacaattaagtACCTATTTAGAAactttattattgaaaaaaaaaaaaaaatacaaatgatGAAACGGTTAATCTTCATTTTTAGAATATTGTGGTAtctttaattagaaaaaaataaaataaaaaatagaaaggaaatTCAAGACATactagaaaaaaaatcaaagggcGGGCGacatgaaagaaagaaacaaagcatCGATCCGAGATGAGATTGTGTATAGTATATGGATAATAGAAAAGACATATATAGAGCTGTATGGTACGGACAAGATTGGAGGTACACGTGATGTTCACGAGAGGGACATAGTCGATGTCTGTGGCGTGGACGACAACATGGCTTATCGCTTACCTTTGAACCACATACTcctcttgtttatttattagatTGTCATGATCTCTTCTAATTCGTAAGGGAGATGTTGCTTTCAATTTTGAGGTTGAAGACTACTAGCTTGTATTTAGCTTGTAATTTCTTCATGGATATATGAAATGACCTCGCCCTAGCCTAAACAGTAAACATCACATCGATCTCCTGGCCTCCATATATTATATTCTTATTTAAACTTTCAAGATATTATGTACAATATCTTAagtcttatttttatttgtcaAATTAAAATCATTGAAATTTTTCCCAATTagcattttatcacttttacagTTTTACCGACCCAACATTTGCCAACAGTTgtttacatataatatttttatttttttaaaaagtgataataCTAATTtagcaaaatcccaaaaatttaatttttaaaaataataattgagatTTAATGAATTATATATGACACAATATGTTGCCACATACGAAATATGTTGGCAAGTcatttaaaattgttaaataatatGGCAATATGAATACTATTAGACCcagcaaaataaaatatgaatgtAATTTTACTTTAAATGAGGAGGATCCTATTCCTATGGATATAAGGTGTCTAATAATattgttagaaaaataatttatttaacatCATCTGGAAGAGATATATGTAATCCCCGTAGGCCCACTCACACTGCCTTTATATGTAAACTAGCTCATAACTCGCACTATGCGCGCGATTCTTcactataatttaatttcagaatttaaacCCATCTTTAtcatactttttattataggttaaaaaatacgtgaaaaaaaaaaaaaaaaaaaaaacctatcacacatctttcaataaataaataaatcctctcatatcacgttcaatgcttaaccaaataaatttttgccatattatgctttcaaaagcagagaaaacacttccaaaaaaaaaaaaaatttgagtggatcgtaccaaaaaataaaataagacccttaattttattttattccatataaattaaaacatgttaaattCTTTATTCTCATATCagtattttaaaatgaaaagaagtataaagaaaaagagcaagaagaaagcctgTAGATTataattatcaaagcattaataaaaaattagcaggaatctgtaatattattggtgtgatacatattatatttcgatacaaataaaacttaTATATTCTAAACATTCTGAAAAAATACAtagcaaactaaaaaaaaatatttttttattaatacaaaataaaacaaaccctTTTACTATAAATATTTAACGCAATCAAATAAACTTTACATTAGGctcaatgcttaatatctctttaGTGTTTCGAAAgtatttatgttcattttattcacaacaatcaaataaagttttgccttgttttgcttttttaaaatttttttctttttacaaaaaaaaaaaaaaaaaaaaaaaaaaaaaaaggttataaaaATGTCTGAAAATCGAGTAAATTATACaaacgaaaaacaaaaatattccataaaacattcaaatgaattaaaaaataagaccttaattttagtttaattcatataaattaaaacatgttaaaatttttgtgcccatatgaatagtttataacgaaaaagaagtataaagaaaaaaaaaaaaaatagcaagaaaacatggtttaatctaattattaacacattaataaaaaaattagcaggaatctatgatattgttagtgtgatacctattatatttaaatacaaataaaacctatGTAAttctaaacatttaaaaaaaaagtattaaacaaactaaacaaaatgtttttttatgaatacaaaataaaacaaaattcttcattaaatatttaacgcaatcaaataaatccttacatcattttcaatacttaatatctctttggtgtttcaaaagtatttatgttcattttatgcacaacaatcaaataaattcttgcattattttgctttcaaaagcataaaaacaccttcaaaaaattgctgaaaattgtgtaaatcacataaacgaaaagaaaaaaaaaattctgaaaaacaaaagagtatttatcttagtttaatccatatacattaaaacatgtttaaatttttgttcCTATAGGCGtacatggtttaaaatgaaaagtataaagaaaatatatatatatatataaaagaatacaaagtttaatctaaatattaaagcattaatacaaaattagtaggaatctttTAATGTgatacttattatatttcaatacaaataaaaagcaaataattctgaacattagaaaaagaaaaaaaaaatacaaagaaaaataaaaattgtttataaaaatttattctcATAGGTAGCCATGGTTGAAgacggaaaatataataaaaaaaaatagcaagaagaataTTTGgatctaattataaaaatgcatgaAACACAAGGatacaaacaaacaaccaaGTTTTTTACTAAATAGAAACACCAGATTGAATAAATGCCAAATTCAACCTccacaaaatcacaaaaaaaaaaaaaaaagcaaagtctttcaaaaatacaaagcaaaataaaatttgtactTCACCACTCTGTTTTTCTCTTAAATGCCGCTGCTGGATGCTCTTAAATGCCGCTGCTGGATGCTCTTaatttcacaattcaagatgtttcaaaccctaaaagagagagagagagagagagagagagagagagagttataaATAAGCAATCTAAGAGACTAACACCACTTTTCAGCTTACTTGTatggtttttttcttcattgttttGTTATATATTAAGGTATTAATAACAtgtctaatttttttagaattaatgcatgcaataccTATATAGTCAATTATTGATAGTTAATGTAATAcgttcttaattttaaattttgtcacACTAGTTTTGGAGAATAGTAAATCTTGAAaacataatattgtacattaaaattttcaacttAATGAAATCccatataaagaaaatttttgaaataaaattttggagaaaaaaaaaaatctcaccacttaaaattaatgcatgcaataccTATTTGATCGAATATGGATAGTGaatgtagtatttttttaatttgaaatttttttaaaaatctcaccacttaatgtggct is a window of Alnus glutinosa chromosome 4, dhAlnGlut1.1, whole genome shotgun sequence DNA encoding:
- the LOC133865198 gene encoding small polypeptide DEVIL 4-like, which produces MKMKGASATIGGSKRKFSCKGLGGFLKEGRGRLYILRRCIIMLLCWHD